The stretch of DNA ATCGGGGGATATTTCAGGGTTTATATGATTGTCCCGAACATCAGGCTGATCTTTGAGCGAAAGAGTGAAGAGAGCGGAACAAGCCGCCTGAAAGAAAGGGGCGCCTGACCAGTCCCCTGATCAGTAGGCATCAAGACGGTCGAATTCGTCCTCGTACCCGTCTCCAGCGTCGTCACGCCGCCAGTCCTGGTCTTCATAGCACTCAGGACAGAGGTCCTGGGGCCAGCGGTCGGTCCTGTACGGACGTTCACAGTACGGGCAGATCCTGACATAGGCACGGCGGCATTCTGGGCAGAGAGAAGAGCCCTCGTCGTCATCAGATCTGGGTGTGAACGATTCTCCGCAGAGTTCACATTGAACCTGCCTTTTGGCCGGCTGCCGATGGCTGCCACAGCCTCCGGCCGCCTCACACCCACATGCCGAAAGACCGTCTCCATCCGTTGTTCTTGCTTTTCGTGGCATAAATTCCATGTACCTCTCAAATTTTTCCCGGTATTAAAGTTTTCATTCGGAGGGAGGGCGGATATAAAAAAAGAACAAAGAATCATGAACAATTCCCATACCTGCCGCAAAAATTACGGCGCTCCGTGGCCGTACATACCCCTGCCGTCAGGGCGCGTATCTGTCTCGCTCTCACCCACCGCAAATGCCACATACCAGGGGCGCATATCGACCTGCACCGATGGGCCAGGCCAAGAGGGGAAGACTACACAGGAGGCACGGATGGTAGCCGGGGGCATCCACCAGAAACTCAGCAGAAGAAAATATCTCATCCTCACCTTCTCACTCGTCCTCCTCCTCGTCCTCTACCCCTATATCGGGACCATCACCCAGGCAAACGCCTTTCTCAAGGCCCTCACCTCCGCGGTCCTCGTCGCTGCTGTCTATGCGGTGAGCGAAAGGCGGGGGACATTTATCATTGCCATCGTCCTCGGCACCTTCGCCTTCATTGCAGGGTGGTCGGGCTTCCTCATCCCAGGAGAGGAGATCAGAACCGTGGAAAGCATCATCAACCCCATATTTTTTGCCTTTGCAACCGTGGCCGTCCTGCGATCGATCATCAGGGGCAGGGTGACCGACGACGTCATCTACGGGGCGATCGCCGTCTACCTCCTCCTCGGACTGACATGGGGATCGGCCTACACCTACCTGGAGTCCGTACACCCGGGATCCTTTCTGGTCGCACACGCCACAGAGACAGGAGGGCAGCCCGGCTTCTCCGACCTCCTGTATTACAGTTTTATCACCCTCACCACCGCGGGCTACGGCGACATCGTGCCTCTCACCTCTCAGGCACGTTCCCTTGCCTTTCTGGAAGCCGTATCAGGCGTCCTCTTCATGGCCGTCTTCATCTCACGGTTGATCGGGGCGCTCTCCTCCTCGAAAGATACCGCCAGTGAAGAAAGGGAAGAGAAGGATATGGATCAGAAAACAGACCGATAATAACTGCGAATTTTTTGGAAGTCTTGGGAAGATATTTGTAGCCGCACGACCGACTACAGCTGATTATCATGCGGACACGAACCATTTTCCTCTGTGCCGCCCTCATGGTGCTGCTGGCCGCCGGCGTCTGGAGCGCCAGTGCCGCGACAGACAACGCACCTGAGGAGCGACTGATCCATGCCTCGGGAACCGGCGAGGTCACCACAACGCCCGACCGCGCCGTCATCTCCGTCGCCGTCGAGAACGAGCACACTGATCCGAAGGAGGCACAGGCCGTCAATGCCCGCGAGATGGCGAAAGTTACCAATGCCCTCAAGGCCGCGGGCATCGCTCCCGAGGACATGAAGACGACCGGCTACTCCATCTGGCCCGAGTACCCGGAGAACGACAAGCCCTTCAGTTCCCAGAAAGTGACCTACCATGTAACGAACACCCTTGAGATCACCCTGAAGGACGTGACCCGGGCGGGCGAGATCGCCGATCTTGCCGTATCGAACGGGGCCAACCGCGTCAACAACGTCTACTTCACCCTCAGCCCGGAGAAGGAACAGCAGTTCAGAGGCGAGGCCCTGACCAATGCCGTCCAGAAGGCGAAGGCCGATGCCGACGTCGTCGCGGCGGCCTCGGGCGTGAACATCACCGGCATCCAGGACATCTCCATCGGCGGGATCTATGTTCCCTTCTACGAGAACACACAGTTCAGGGCAATGGACGCAAAGGCGCCCGGCGCCCCGGTACCGACCCCTGTCGAGGCGGGCACCATCAA from Methanofollis sp. encodes:
- a CDS encoding potassium channel family protein; translated protein: MVAGGIHQKLSRRKYLILTFSLVLLLVLYPYIGTITQANAFLKALTSAVLVAAVYAVSERRGTFIIAIVLGTFAFIAGWSGFLIPGEEIRTVESIINPIFFAFATVAVLRSIIRGRVTDDVIYGAIAVYLLLGLTWGSAYTYLESVHPGSFLVAHATETGGQPGFSDLLYYSFITLTTAGYGDIVPLTSQARSLAFLEAVSGVLFMAVFISRLIGALSSSKDTASEEREEKDMDQKTDR
- a CDS encoding SIMPL domain-containing protein (The SIMPL domain is named for its presence in mouse protein SIMPL (signalling molecule that associates with mouse pelle-like kinase). Bacterial member BP26, from Brucella, was shown to assemble into a channel-like structure, while YggE from E. coli has been associated with resistance to oxidative stress.) codes for the protein MRTRTIFLCAALMVLLAAGVWSASAATDNAPEERLIHASGTGEVTTTPDRAVISVAVENEHTDPKEAQAVNAREMAKVTNALKAAGIAPEDMKTTGYSIWPEYPENDKPFSSQKVTYHVTNTLEITLKDVTRAGEIADLAVSNGANRVNNVYFTLSPEKEQQFRGEALTNAVQKAKADADVVAAASGVNITGIQDISIGGIYVPFYENTQFRAMDAKAPGAPVPTPVEAGTIKVTASVTIAYIIR